The following proteins are encoded in a genomic region of Gimesia algae:
- a CDS encoding SMI1/KNR4 family protein, producing MNSKDIKKGFPPNIPFPRELEQLIDWTNQNGYPISGFFELRAGDKDTMFYWFGFRHVDEKLAQFGAGADGSLYCIWDAGDQSFPVVHLGSEGDGIKVLAANFTDFLRLLAIGYGELGFEDLSKPPEENEPNSKFQEWVKVQFNTNIPTNGSEFIALEENGKCRFANWVDHVCVKYN from the coding sequence ATGAATAGTAAAGATATAAAAAAAGGGTTTCCCCCCAATATCCCTTTCCCCAGAGAACTCGAACAATTAATTGACTGGACCAATCAAAATGGTTATCCAATCAGCGGTTTCTTTGAACTGCGTGCAGGTGACAAAGATACGATGTTCTACTGGTTTGGATTCAGGCATGTCGATGAGAAACTCGCTCAATTTGGCGCGGGCGCGGATGGCTCTCTGTATTGCATCTGGGATGCCGGCGATCAGAGTTTCCCCGTTGTGCATTTAGGTTCGGAAGGGGACGGCATCAAAGTTCTTGCTGCTAATTTTACCGATTTTCTGCGACTGCTTGCCATTGGATATGGCGAACTCGGTTTTGAAGATTTATCCAAACCACCTGAAGAAAATGAACCGAATTCCAAATTTCAAGAATGGGTAAAGGTTCAATTCAATACAAATATTCCCACGAATGGTTCCGAATTCATTGCACTTGAAGAAAATGGAAAATGTCGATTTGCGAACTGGGTAGATCACGTATGCGTGAAATATAACTAA
- a CDS encoding DUF2251 domain-containing protein, whose amino-acid sequence MKQYLTTFALLFAIGCNGEPPTKSRQTSDNAFTARTEAMPPRLAASVVTKETLTVGVETVVQSDSLMGRYQVVFEDDGDTGYFYALDTDKPENPIIDALHIYNVQSVTDRDKPSEMHIIWSGDGMKAALFINSYPHAVYNFSEGLGCCRTGFPPPADASATHDWDESQLAHFFADEDK is encoded by the coding sequence ATGAAACAGTACCTCACGACATTCGCTCTACTCTTCGCCATTGGTTGCAACGGCGAGCCCCCTACGAAGTCGCGACAGACATCAGATAACGCCTTCACCGCCCGGACCGAAGCCATGCCACCGCGACTCGCTGCCAGTGTTGTAACTAAGGAAACGCTTACCGTCGGCGTCGAAACAGTCGTCCAATCCGACTCTTTAATGGGGCGGTATCAGGTAGTTTTTGAAGATGATGGCGACACGGGCTACTTTTACGCCCTCGACACAGACAAACCAGAAAATCCAATCATCGACGCGTTGCACATCTACAACGTTCAGTCTGTGACCGATAGAGACAAACCCTCCGAGATGCATATCATCTGGTCAGGCGATGGAATGAAAGCAGCACTCTTCATTAACTCCTATCCGCATGCTGTTTACAATTTCTCTGAAGGGCTGGGGTGTTGTCGCACTGGATTCCCACCACCAGCCGACGCATCCGCGACGCACGATTGGGATGAATCACAGCTGGCACATTTTTTCGCTGACGAAGACAAATAA
- a CDS encoding ABC transporter permease, whose amino-acid sequence MKFTDIVSMSFLAIRRQKSRTVLSLIGVVIGSLMLLFALASRSGVQDAITRVFSMSKQLRQIHVSPNWSVDESEIPEAELEVDRDLDESLRARLRKMLIRHWRFEHGSERVGLTRERIEIIEALEHVQNIHPQMSAYVTLIQGDKELQGMGASVAAGDEVLRARILVGKAFETDSEPVILLNEFVAWKWGYITPSQMQKLIGTKVRIEYCVEEDSVAYSLSRRNGGDVEFSKEELSALNSALDRIPTLIDDLNFPEPERAALQKAFQPTPADPSQLAESFERIIAQEFTVAGIYRCPTESETNDHVRIAQADDFADFLLPVKTATQFALRIPNIKKSGFYQATVLVDHESNLKAVSEQIRKMGLQEYSLISMVEFIQEQVRQVTLIVSLVAIFALVISAVGIANTMVMSVVERTREIGIMKALGAREGQIQMLFLIEGALIGLIGGLCALAIGLAIKIPIESYTISLLEKQLNKTFEQQHVIEFPLWLLALVLAFSMFVTTLATILPARRAARIDPITALRHD is encoded by the coding sequence ATGAAGTTTACTGACATCGTCTCCATGTCATTTCTTGCCATTCGGCGACAGAAATCCCGCACGGTCCTCTCGCTGATTGGAGTGGTCATCGGTTCCTTGATGTTACTCTTCGCGCTGGCCTCGCGCAGCGGCGTTCAGGATGCGATCACGCGGGTCTTCAGCATGAGCAAACAGTTGCGGCAGATCCACGTCTCTCCGAATTGGAGTGTCGACGAAAGTGAGATACCTGAAGCGGAACTGGAAGTGGATCGCGATTTAGACGAATCACTGCGAGCGCGTCTTCGTAAAATGCTCATACGCCACTGGCGATTTGAACATGGCAGCGAGAGAGTCGGACTGACGCGCGAACGGATTGAAATAATCGAAGCACTCGAGCATGTGCAAAATATCCACCCTCAAATGTCCGCCTACGTCACACTCATCCAGGGTGATAAGGAACTGCAGGGAATGGGAGCCTCGGTCGCAGCCGGTGATGAAGTGTTGCGTGCACGTATTCTGGTGGGTAAAGCATTTGAGACGGACAGTGAACCGGTGATTCTGCTCAACGAGTTTGTCGCCTGGAAGTGGGGTTATATTACTCCTTCCCAGATGCAAAAACTGATCGGCACCAAAGTCAGAATTGAATACTGCGTTGAAGAGGATAGCGTGGCGTATTCTCTCTCGCGTCGCAATGGAGGCGATGTGGAGTTCAGCAAGGAAGAATTATCCGCCTTAAATAGTGCACTGGATCGTATACCGACGCTAATCGATGATTTGAATTTTCCTGAACCAGAGCGTGCCGCTTTGCAGAAAGCGTTTCAGCCAACACCCGCTGATCCATCCCAGTTGGCTGAATCTTTTGAACGAATTATCGCCCAGGAATTTACGGTGGCCGGAATTTATCGCTGCCCTACCGAGAGTGAAACGAACGACCATGTGCGGATCGCTCAAGCCGATGATTTTGCTGATTTCCTGCTGCCTGTCAAAACGGCCACCCAATTTGCGCTGCGTATCCCGAACATTAAGAAATCAGGTTTCTATCAAGCGACAGTATTAGTTGATCATGAATCGAACCTCAAAGCCGTCTCGGAACAGATTCGCAAAATGGGTCTGCAAGAATACTCGTTGATCTCGATGGTCGAGTTCATTCAGGAACAGGTACGCCAGGTCACTCTTATCGTCTCTCTGGTTGCCATTTTCGCGTTAGTCATCTCCGCCGTGGGCATCGCCAATACAATGGTCATGAGCGTCGTCGAACGCACGCGGGAAATAGGTATTATGAAAGCGTTGGGCGCACGTGAGGGACAAATTCAAATGCTGTTTCTGATTGAAGGGGCGTTGATTGGTTTGATCGGCGGACTCTGCGCGCTGGCAATCGGTCTGGCGATCAAAATACCGATCGAATCATACACCATTTCCCTACTGGAAAAACAATTGAATAAAACATTCGAGCAGCAGCACGTAATTGAGTTCCCGCTGTGGCTGCTGGCGCTGGTACTGGCCTTCAGCATGTTCGTCACCACCCTGGCAACGATCCTGCCCGCGCGCAGGGCCGCCCGCATTGATCCGATCACCGCCTTGCGACACGACTAA
- a CDS encoding M56 family metallopeptidase, producing the protein MHSAFHYLFDAVLRATLALGITALIVRGLLLWLKPSSPRWHQAAWALVMLQGIIFLQYSVAIPWYPSEINKSISFESVPPGKLDATVVNPTANPLPVMLTNSDRDLLTSFNWFSFAASIWITGCGLVLLWWITACIVSAKRLRNSVPATETWAMEWQAVLKQYGIRKSIPLHITHDAGPMLGLLLRGFRVFVPQQLWSSLTEKERMAILHHELAHLRHGDIWKGFLARLVVCLHWFNPLAWWTLNKLDECAELLCDDEVLYNNPDAVADYARALFRIGSDPRQIHSPSSAARGGKLYHRIRRILSPAPPERSMMKRTLLLVVPMLLLAINLLDFQLVAEEKTTQPESIPRKVAFAPPVTNQPREKTHTLSKEERFKYISGTGLNVYIWDAGNLKLKSQGFGDESSSLFSVVRILTDLQNVDLGGNSQLWVNTKLGGDFIIRKGTSREDIIEGLGSVLNQDLKLQASLEFKKVDREVYVARGTFQAAPPGPAWRRPEDKSYLIYGKEGPGPDKQHGEENAGKFPDFLKAIGSRVGRPVLSDIKNPPQGSIGWRTYFDQSERTTWKDFPRQFAKNPQLVLKHVSEQTGLTFHEENREVRLLFLDELGN; encoded by the coding sequence ATGCATTCAGCGTTCCATTATTTATTCGATGCGGTATTGAGAGCGACCCTGGCTCTCGGCATTACCGCTTTGATCGTCAGAGGACTGCTTCTCTGGCTCAAACCGTCCTCGCCTCGCTGGCATCAGGCAGCATGGGCACTGGTTATGCTACAGGGCATCATTTTTCTGCAATATTCGGTGGCTATTCCCTGGTATCCTAGTGAAATTAATAAAAGCATTTCTTTCGAATCCGTACCTCCCGGGAAGCTGGATGCTACAGTCGTCAATCCCACTGCAAATCCATTACCAGTGATGCTTACCAATTCGGATCGTGATCTTTTAACCAGCTTCAACTGGTTCTCTTTTGCCGCCTCGATCTGGATAACAGGATGCGGGCTGGTTTTGCTCTGGTGGATCACTGCCTGCATCGTCTCGGCAAAACGTCTTCGCAACAGTGTACCAGCCACCGAAACATGGGCCATGGAGTGGCAGGCCGTCTTAAAACAGTACGGTATCCGAAAATCAATTCCACTGCACATCACACATGATGCTGGTCCCATGCTCGGTTTGTTGCTGCGGGGATTTCGCGTTTTCGTTCCCCAACAACTCTGGTCCAGCCTGACCGAAAAAGAGCGCATGGCTATTTTGCATCATGAACTGGCCCATCTCCGACATGGGGATATCTGGAAAGGATTCCTCGCACGGCTTGTGGTTTGCCTGCACTGGTTCAATCCTCTGGCATGGTGGACTCTCAACAAGCTCGATGAGTGTGCCGAGTTGCTCTGCGATGATGAAGTCCTCTACAACAATCCGGATGCCGTCGCCGATTATGCACGTGCGTTGTTTCGCATCGGCAGTGATCCCCGTCAGATTCACTCCCCCTCATCCGCCGCCCGGGGAGGAAAATTGTATCACCGCATTCGACGAATCCTCTCTCCTGCCCCCCCGGAAAGGTCCATGATGAAACGCACTTTGCTGCTTGTCGTCCCCATGCTGCTACTTGCAATCAATCTTCTTGATTTCCAGCTTGTGGCTGAAGAAAAAACAACTCAGCCTGAATCCATCCCCCGAAAGGTCGCATTCGCTCCTCCCGTGACAAATCAACCACGGGAAAAAACACACACGCTCTCAAAAGAGGAACGCTTCAAGTATATCTCCGGAACAGGTTTGAATGTTTATATCTGGGACGCAGGAAATCTGAAGCTGAAATCACAAGGGTTTGGCGATGAATCTTCTTCTCTCTTCAGCGTGGTCAGGATTCTCACAGACCTCCAGAATGTCGACCTGGGGGGGAATTCCCAGCTCTGGGTGAACACGAAACTGGGCGGAGATTTTATCATCCGCAAGGGGACATCAAGAGAAGACATCATTGAGGGCCTCGGCTCTGTGCTGAACCAGGATCTGAAGCTGCAGGCCTCCCTCGAATTCAAAAAAGTCGACCGAGAAGTCTACGTGGCACGAGGAACATTTCAGGCGGCCCCTCCAGGCCCTGCATGGAGACGACCCGAGGATAAATCCTATTTGATCTACGGCAAGGAAGGTCCCGGTCCTGATAAACAACATGGCGAAGAGAATGCCGGGAAGTTCCCAGACTTCCTCAAAGCCATCGGCTCCCGTGTCGGCCGCCCTGTCCTGAGTGACATCAAAAATCCGCCCCAAGGGTCCATTGGCTGGCGAACCTATTTCGATCAGTCCGAACGCACCACATGGAAAGATTTTCCCAGACAATTTGCCAAGAACCCTCAACTGGTCCTCAAGCACGTATCCGAACAAACCGGCTTGACGTTCCACGAGGAGAATCGCGAAGTCCGCCTGCTCTTCCTGGATGAATTGGGAAATTGA
- a CDS encoding BlaI/MecI/CopY family transcriptional regulator: MTKSKKAVRLSPGEMELMSMFWDKGPLTLAEAHQAFREFGKPIAYPTMQTRLNRLAAKGLVTKSEQRPALYQAVATQSQATKGYLGQVLEKLTSGKVVPLMKHLITERSLTNDEVQELKKLLDVAEQNSRKGN; this comes from the coding sequence ATGACTAAAAGCAAAAAAGCTGTCCGTTTATCCCCGGGAGAAATGGAATTGATGAGTATGTTCTGGGATAAAGGTCCGCTTACTCTCGCTGAAGCACACCAGGCCTTCCGTGAATTCGGAAAGCCCATTGCCTATCCCACGATGCAAACCCGTCTGAATCGGTTAGCCGCTAAGGGGCTGGTAACAAAAAGCGAGCAGCGACCGGCTCTCTACCAGGCGGTCGCAACACAGAGCCAGGCCACCAAAGGATACCTCGGGCAGGTTCTCGAAAAGCTCACATCCGGAAAAGTGGTTCCGCTCATGAAGCACTTGATCACAGAACGATCGCTGACAAACGATGAAGTCCAGGAACTCAAAAAACTTTTAGACGTTGCAGAACAGAATAGCCGAAAAGGGAATTAA
- a CDS encoding type II and III secretion system protein family protein, with translation MLARYISFFALLLSLVTISLGAEPEKCPEPQRLSPSATGKSHSLSALDHLRVATEQLKAAGLSEEAEQLREQTDQLNQRIRRERAELSKQITELQKQSEQLRRLTGRPDKILCRCSFLELSSKAAAEFAASAEPVKFTNGRRSHPDPTVSIFKNAEEAIEQLKKAGRVTVVHGSPQIVTVSGQSATSVSGGKYPILIPAGDNQTSVEWKRFGVFCKVEPRLLDNGRIQLEFNPEISHRDYANAVKVNGLTVPGLTVRRIYTQAEMNLGETLVVRTVSPAGGQSQVVNAKSDTTSSEDTVTLFMVTPVAID, from the coding sequence ATGTTAGCACGCTATATCAGTTTTTTCGCTTTATTGTTATCTCTTGTGACAATCAGTCTCGGTGCCGAACCGGAAAAGTGCCCTGAACCTCAGAGACTCTCCCCATCAGCGACAGGCAAGAGCCACAGTCTGTCGGCCCTGGATCATCTCCGCGTCGCGACGGAGCAATTGAAAGCTGCGGGTCTGAGTGAAGAAGCAGAGCAGCTGCGCGAACAAACAGACCAGCTCAACCAGCGCATCCGCCGAGAGCGCGCTGAGTTATCGAAACAGATTACAGAGCTTCAGAAGCAATCGGAACAACTGCGACGGCTGACGGGAAGGCCGGACAAAATTCTCTGTCGCTGTAGCTTTCTCGAGTTATCCAGCAAAGCAGCAGCAGAATTTGCAGCGTCAGCAGAGCCAGTGAAATTTACAAACGGCCGGCGAAGTCATCCTGATCCCACCGTCTCGATTTTTAAGAATGCAGAAGAAGCCATCGAGCAACTGAAGAAAGCGGGCAGAGTGACGGTGGTGCATGGAAGTCCGCAAATTGTCACTGTTTCTGGCCAATCGGCAACGTCAGTGAGCGGCGGTAAATATCCTATCTTGATTCCTGCAGGGGACAATCAAACTTCGGTCGAGTGGAAGCGGTTCGGCGTGTTCTGTAAGGTGGAGCCGCGTTTGCTTGACAATGGAAGAATCCAGCTCGAATTTAACCCGGAGATCTCGCACCGCGACTACGCGAACGCGGTCAAAGTGAATGGTCTTACAGTTCCCGGTCTGACGGTGCGGCGCATCTACACACAGGCGGAAATGAACCTCGGGGAAACGCTTGTGGTCAGAACCGTTTCGCCTGCGGGTGGCCAAAGTCAGGTGGTGAATGCGAAATCAGATACCACCTCTTCGGAAGATACCGTCACGCTGTTTATGGTCACACCGGTTGCCATTGATTAG
- a CDS encoding M56 family metallopeptidase, whose translation MNITSRILTGLTGADSIESIAVRCCLCSFILLIGIWLAVCCQHRSSAALRHRILLLGLAGVLFLPVVIPLTQGWNPTIRLLSESEKELIPPAPVESFVEHEISPFIDRRSQNGLLPSDYLVPQAEIFEETSVSLDSREPSQTIGSNESATDPTTGFRKTASPGSTNISIEILLFTVWGIVAFLLVFRLVTQQLLIGKIVRTAIPVKDVKTLAILDSVNRSNRFVTLLCSDSTPVPVAVGILRPAIVLPTGYGKWSEDRLRIVLLHEQAHIERCDVFAQSIAQFACIFYWFNPLIWLAARRMRLERELACDDAVLCSGENASNYADHLVEIAAAIMDRWQVPHTASAMATRTNLQTRVRHLFQHNLDRRSVSKRTSSSLIALASVFLVLLAIGAPSIATTLGNTSPESKSDISAIELTLTGDAAADWSDRLKSMPNVQKLTIRQPTRENLQSIQFSELKQLTSFRAEDFSLESKLADMAAAQLTKLPKIKSVTFQHTGLTSSGLQSLRSSSLTDLELVEEELITDDGFADIEKIPSLSKLVLDATPIEVAGLKHLQACSQLKSLVLRRHPAGSSRDGADQRMAAIGKLSSLEELEIDSTAYTRLIALKEIKSLKQLTLRRCGGVEASRSFKQLTQLNRLILDNCDFRDETQGDVQAALAEAGIEVVDQTRQAGTDLLTRTSSPVNEATRLARQVHDDLNVAKHYPAFWVRRLTYSSEVPSMKAEPIRTVHRLKKTLTENHVRRPYSQDTIMAWSPHQFYTVNQTSENGKLIWEQIKYGDAKVAWSREGSPEELPRHVIRNGIAEFADSLFYIPAQLQVSQQTYWWGVGTHHNIATSSVPPQQATYNELPSVEFAGETCRVLESAGRSERLWISKKTGRLRGSLSYIHQGYFIPFYQQDIVTKIAGRTITSLDEYRTLVGDGEEALPTEKQHQLSIAWAEYHFHHAIPGRLHVFSDYREITPGRWFSFRVQNAGWHHNKQNQGHYDFYSSESVVTEIAVDRDDLKKYWAAVLPNKGENVQDQRYGVPVDYEYQADRTADELQRLVNEQLFKYARSAMLITERTGPISKMIGKPAPALSADRWIGTQPDLKGKRYLIHFWAAWCAPCKNDVPLLNSLTKNRTVIGLHPSGTEMEQIRKTIKDTKMSYSTVVAPPGSKDIFGYPVKLFPYCVEVDEEGNVARHGTLHEIFGADTEVVSKVQLPTNTRGVVLGTQSKQGLVAVSLGEADGVQKGQLFNAIRDERRVQFRIVFVQKNHSVGQIMDENDKAKIKQGDEVLPSLE comes from the coding sequence ATGAACATCACAAGTCGAATTCTTACAGGGCTGACTGGGGCAGACAGTATCGAGTCAATCGCGGTGCGTTGTTGCCTGTGCAGTTTTATTTTGCTCATCGGAATATGGCTCGCTGTCTGTTGTCAGCATCGAAGTTCTGCCGCGCTCAGGCATCGGATTCTGCTGCTGGGATTAGCAGGAGTGTTGTTCCTGCCTGTGGTGATTCCATTAACACAGGGGTGGAACCCGACGATCCGACTCCTTTCTGAGTCGGAGAAAGAACTGATTCCGCCAGCGCCGGTCGAATCATTCGTTGAACACGAGATAAGTCCGTTCATTGATCGCCGGTCACAAAACGGGTTGTTGCCCTCGGATTATCTGGTGCCGCAGGCTGAGATATTTGAAGAGACGTCGGTATCGCTTGATTCTCGTGAACCAAGTCAGACGATCGGTTCAAATGAGAGTGCAACTGATCCGACAACAGGCTTTCGAAAAACGGCTTCGCCAGGCAGTACGAATATCAGCATCGAGATTCTGCTCTTTACAGTCTGGGGGATCGTGGCATTCTTGTTGGTGTTTCGACTCGTCACGCAGCAACTGTTAATCGGGAAGATTGTACGAACCGCGATACCGGTCAAGGATGTGAAAACACTTGCTATACTGGACTCAGTCAATCGATCAAACAGGTTTGTAACACTGCTATGCAGCGATTCGACACCGGTGCCTGTTGCCGTTGGCATCCTTCGACCAGCGATCGTGTTGCCGACTGGCTATGGAAAGTGGTCGGAGGATCGTCTGCGTATTGTGTTGTTACACGAGCAGGCTCACATCGAGCGATGCGATGTTTTTGCACAGTCAATCGCTCAATTCGCCTGCATTTTTTACTGGTTCAATCCACTCATTTGGCTGGCCGCTCGGCGTATGCGACTGGAACGCGAACTGGCCTGCGACGATGCCGTACTTTGTTCGGGTGAAAATGCCAGCAACTATGCCGATCATCTGGTTGAAATCGCTGCTGCTATCATGGATCGCTGGCAAGTGCCGCATACTGCTTCAGCTATGGCAACACGTACGAATCTGCAAACCCGTGTCCGACACCTCTTCCAGCATAACTTAGATCGTCGTTCGGTATCGAAGCGTACCTCGTCTTCGCTGATTGCATTGGCAAGTGTATTTCTTGTCTTACTGGCGATCGGGGCTCCGTCGATTGCGACGACGCTGGGGAACACTTCACCTGAATCAAAGTCTGATATTTCAGCGATAGAACTGACGCTGACGGGTGACGCGGCAGCGGACTGGTCTGACCGCCTCAAATCAATGCCGAATGTGCAGAAGCTGACGATCCGCCAGCCTACCCGAGAGAATCTTCAGTCCATCCAGTTCAGTGAATTGAAGCAGCTGACCTCATTCCGGGCGGAAGACTTTTCTTTGGAGTCAAAGCTGGCCGACATGGCGGCAGCCCAACTCACAAAGCTCCCGAAAATCAAATCAGTGACATTCCAGCACACCGGACTCACCAGTAGCGGGCTACAGTCGCTGCGCAGCTCCTCGCTGACTGACCTGGAGCTGGTCGAGGAAGAACTGATTACTGATGATGGATTCGCAGATATTGAGAAAATACCTTCATTAAGCAAGTTGGTATTGGACGCAACGCCGATTGAAGTCGCAGGCTTGAAACACCTCCAGGCATGTTCACAATTGAAGAGTCTCGTGCTGCGTCGGCATCCTGCTGGTTCAAGCCGGGACGGTGCAGATCAACGAATGGCTGCGATTGGAAAGCTCAGCTCGCTTGAGGAACTGGAAATCGACTCGACTGCATACACTCGTCTGATTGCCTTAAAGGAAATCAAATCGCTGAAGCAACTGACTCTTCGGCGTTGTGGAGGAGTTGAAGCATCTCGATCATTCAAACAGCTGACTCAATTGAACAGGCTGATACTCGACAACTGCGATTTTCGGGACGAAACACAGGGGGATGTGCAGGCCGCTCTTGCGGAAGCGGGAATTGAGGTTGTTGATCAAACGCGTCAGGCTGGAACAGACCTGCTCACACGAACTTCGTCGCCTGTCAATGAAGCGACCAGGCTGGCAAGACAGGTGCATGACGATCTCAACGTAGCGAAACATTATCCAGCCTTCTGGGTTCGTCGGCTCACATATTCCAGTGAAGTACCTTCGATGAAAGCAGAACCCATTCGGACTGTTCATCGATTGAAGAAGACACTGACAGAGAATCATGTCCGGCGGCCGTATTCCCAGGATACAATCATGGCATGGTCTCCGCATCAGTTTTACACTGTTAATCAGACTTCCGAAAATGGTAAATTGATTTGGGAGCAAATCAAATATGGGGACGCGAAAGTCGCCTGGTCGCGCGAAGGGAGCCCCGAAGAACTGCCCAGACATGTCATCCGGAATGGTATTGCAGAATTTGCGGACTCACTTTTCTACATTCCAGCTCAACTTCAGGTCTCGCAGCAGACTTACTGGTGGGGTGTGGGGACTCATCACAACATCGCGACGAGCTCGGTCCCACCACAGCAAGCCACCTACAATGAGCTTCCTTCTGTGGAATTTGCCGGTGAAACTTGTCGAGTTCTTGAATCGGCGGGACGCAGCGAACGATTGTGGATCAGTAAAAAAACAGGCCGCTTACGTGGTAGTCTGAGTTATATTCATCAGGGTTACTTTATCCCATTCTATCAGCAGGATATCGTTACGAAAATCGCGGGGCGCACTATCACCTCACTCGACGAATACCGCACTCTGGTGGGAGATGGCGAAGAAGCCTTGCCCACAGAAAAGCAACACCAGTTGAGCATAGCCTGGGCAGAGTACCATTTTCACCACGCAATCCCCGGCCGGTTACACGTATTCAGTGACTATCGCGAGATTACACCGGGCCGCTGGTTCTCCTTCCGCGTGCAGAACGCTGGTTGGCATCACAACAAACAGAACCAGGGGCATTACGATTTCTACAGCTCCGAGAGCGTTGTAACCGAAATTGCAGTTGACCGCGACGATCTCAAAAAATACTGGGCTGCCGTATTACCGAATAAGGGTGAGAACGTTCAGGATCAGCGCTATGGAGTGCCTGTGGATTATGAGTATCAAGCGGATCGAACCGCTGACGAACTACAGCGTCTGGTGAATGAGCAACTTTTTAAATATGCTCGTTCGGCTATGTTGATTACAGAGCGGACAGGCCCCATCAGCAAGATGATCGGCAAACCAGCGCCAGCCCTTTCTGCGGACCGGTGGATCGGAACGCAACCCGATCTGAAGGGCAAGCGATATCTGATACATTTCTGGGCCGCGTGGTGTGCACCGTGCAAGAACGATGTACCGCTGCTTAACTCCCTCACGAAGAACAGAACTGTGATCGGCCTTCATCCCAGCGGCACCGAGATGGAACAGATTCGCAAGACAATCAAAGATACTAAGATGTCCTATTCCACGGTCGTCGCTCCTCCCGGATCGAAGGATATCTTCGGATATCCCGTGAAGCTTTTTCCGTACTGTGTTGAGGTCGACGAAGAGGGTAATGTTGCCAGGCACGGAACACTGCACGAGATTTTCGGCGCAGATACTGAGGTCGTATCAAAGGTTCAACTCCCGACTAATACAAGGGGCGTTGTATTAGGGACTCAGTCAAAACAAGGTCTTGTTGCGGTTTCGCTGGGCGAGGCGGATGGCGTACAGAAAGGACAATTATTCAATGCAATACGAGATGAACGCCGAGTACAGTTCCGAATCGTCTTTGTACAGAAGAATCATTCGGTCGGTCAGATCATGGACGAGAATGATAAAGCCAAAATCAAACAGGGTGATGAGGTGCTGCCGTCGCTAGAATAA
- a CDS encoding BlaI/MecI/CopY family transcriptional regulator → MAKKRPALGHRERQIVEAVYRLGEASVSEVLNELPEPPSYSTVRAMLGSLVDKKVLRFRRDGKRYLYRPAVAAELARKSALENVLATFFAGRTSDAFAALLDVSGNELSDEELREIKQLVDERRRQIREGDSL, encoded by the coding sequence ATGGCGAAGAAAAGACCCGCGTTAGGGCATCGTGAACGACAGATCGTGGAAGCGGTCTATCGTCTTGGTGAAGCTTCGGTGAGTGAAGTATTAAACGAACTGCCAGAGCCCCCAAGCTATTCGACGGTACGTGCCATGCTCGGCTCATTAGTCGATAAGAAGGTGCTACGGTTCCGGAGAGATGGAAAAAGGTATCTCTATCGACCGGCGGTCGCTGCGGAATTAGCCCGGAAGTCTGCTTTGGAAAATGTGCTTGCAACATTTTTCGCAGGCCGAACTTCGGATGCCTTTGCTGCGTTGCTTGATGTTTCAGGTAATGAGCTTTCTGATGAAGAACTTCGTGAAATCAAACAGCTGGTTGACGAACGACGTCGCCAGATTCGTGAAGGAGACTCGTTATGA